The genomic DNA ACCCGAGTATTATATCACATATTTTTCGATTAGTAAATTGTTTTTCGCGGCTCAATCGAGTAAATTTTTCAGATCTTTGTCCGCTTTGTCGTCGGGCTCTTCTTTTTTCCCGCCTTTGAAAACAATTTTGTCCAAAGGAAAATCTTTGTAGACAAGACTCCCGTCCTTGTTCTCGATTTTGACGCGAACCGTCTGTTTCAGCATGTTTTCGGAAACGACGGTCCCCTTTCCTTCGGGAGTCGTCGCCTCGCTGCCGAGTTTGGGCATCTTTTTATAAATTTCGCTGTAATATTCGTTTTCATAGGAAAGGCAGCACATCAGCCTGCCGCAAAGACCGCTGATCTTCCCGGGATTGAGCGACAGCCCCTGCACCTTTGCCATTTTGATGGAAACTTTTTTGAACTCGGGAAGCGCCCCCGCGCAGCAGCATTCCCTGCCGCACGGCGCGATGCCGCCCAAAATCCTCGTCTCGTCTCGGATGCCCACCTGACGAAGTTCGATGCGGATATGAAACACCGACGCGAGATCTTTGACCAACTCGCGGAAATCCACTCTCCCGTCCGCAGCGAAATAAAAAATGACTTTCGTGCCGTCGAACGTAAATTCGCAGTCGATGAGTTTCATGTCCAGATTGTGCTTGCGGATCTTTTCTTCGGCGATCTTCATAGCGCCGGGTTTGCGCTCGGCGTTCTTTTTGACCTGTTCCCTGTCTTTATTGGTGGCGATGCGCACCACGGGTTTGAGAGGCTGCACCACCTCGGCGTCGGGAACGTCCTTGGGCGGAAACGCGACGACGGCAAACTCCGTGCTCTTGCTCGTCTCTACCACGACTTCCATGCCTTCTTCGTACGTTTCGTTATTTTTCGGCGCGAAATAGTAAATTTTACCGCCGTCTTTGAATTTGATTCCGATTACTTTCATCGTCCCTCCAGGATCCGTATAAACAACGTTTCGTAAGTCATTGCGGGATTTGCATTGAATTTCAGGTTGCGTTCCGCCTGCCCGATCGCCTCCTGCGAAAATACCAGCGCCCGTTCATCGTACCGTTTCGCGGCTTTTTCCAGAACGGCGCGTTCGCCGCCGAACAAAAGCAGGTCTTTACGGTTCAGGCGGAGCATCAGCATATCGCGGAATGCGAGCCGCAAAAGAGGCAGAAATTTGTTGCCTTCCACTTTTTCCGAAACCAGCCCCCGCGCGAATTCGACCGCGGTCGACGCCGTGAGATTGAGCGCGATCTGAGCCGCCTTTGCGGAGAGTTCCGTCAGCGAGCCTTCGCCCGCGAGTTCTTCGGCTTTTCCGAGGTTTCCGCCCGAAATCGCGGCGATCTCGGCGATGTCTTCGCGGTAGGGAAATTTTTCTTTGAGCGCCGCGGCGATATCCTTTTCGGAAAACCCGACGAGCTCGAGTTTTTTGACGCGGGAGAGCACAGTGGGAAGGACGGCGTAGCCGTTGGTCGAGCCGAGAATGAAATACACGTTTTCGGGCGGCTCTTCCAGAATTTTCAAGAGTTTGTTCTGCGCCGCCGCGTTTGCGTCCTGCAAGGCGTCCAGAACGTACAGTTTGCGGTCGGATTCCAGGGGTTTCACGTACGCGTCGTCGATGACCGCCCTGACGTCGCCCACCGCGATCTTTCCGCCCGTTTCCGCAGGAATGACCGCCATATCGGCAAATCGCTCTTCGCGGATCAGCCTGTCCCGCCGCTCGTCCCCGCCCGCGACGAGCACCGCGAGTTCCTTTAAAAAGGCGCGCAGGTTCGCCCCGTCCGGGCAGACGAGTAAATACGCGTGCGAGAGCGTACCGCTTTTCGCGTCCCCCGCAACGATGCGATAAGGTTTACTCTTATAAAACAGGCTCACCGTCGATTCCTTTATTTCAGATAGCCGCGCGCCGTTAACAGGCGCACGATATTTTGCGAAGTCCGGAACTTATCCCCCATACAGTCGATTTCAGCGAACCGATCGGGATAGCGCTTCAAAAGTTGCAGATAGCCCTCGTAGACGCGCTGATGAAAATTTTCGCCCGCCTTTTCCATACGGTCGTTTTCGTCGGCGCCGTGCTTGCGCGCAAACGCGCGCCGAGGCGGGATATTCAGAAACAACGTTACGTCGGGCATATAATTGCGGAGGGCGTATTCGTTGATCTTTTCCAGAAAATCGATCGACAGCCCCCTTCCGTAGCCCTGATAGGCGAAAGAAGAGAAGATATACCGATCGCAGATAACCATTTCGCCGCGCTCGAGAGCGGGCTCCACGGTGTCTTTGAGATGTTGTACGCGCGCGGCGGCGTATAAAAGCGCCTCGCACTCGTCGCTCATCTCCATGAACTTGCCGTTTAAGATAATTTTTCGTATTTCTTCGGAGATCTCGCCGCCGCCCGGCTCGCGCGTGACGACGTGCGGGATATTTTTATCCTGCAAATATTGGCTCAAAAGGCGTATCTGGGTAGATTTGCCAGACCCTTCGCAGCCCTCGAAGGTGATGAAGGCTCCCCTCATACGCGTCCCCCGATCTTGATGACGCTGATCTTTCCGTTCTTGACGCCGAACGTGTTTTTCGCGCGTTTCAAGCATTCGGCAGTTTCTTTGCCGATGACCTCGCCCGCGATGACGAGCGGGAAACAGGGCGGCGTGACGCCCGCGTTGCGCGCGCAGACTTTGCCCGCCGCCTTTTCGAGGGGCACTTCCTGCACCGCGAAGGTAAGGGCGGTGAGATAACTGAATTTTTTGACGCCGCACACGTATTCGGGCACGGCCTCGTAAGTGTTTTTCAAAGATTTGTTGCGCGCGACGCGGCGGAGGGCTCGGTCCAGCCGATTGAGGCGGGAAGCCGTCGTCGCCGCGGTGATATAAAATACCACGTAGCGACCGTCGTTCATTTCCGCGAAAATGCCGCGCTTTTCCAGTTCTTCGCAGGCGAGATAGGGAGAAATACCCATACCGCCGAAATCCACCGCGAACTGCAAAGTGGAAGAACCTTTATAAAATTTGACGCCCTTTTTGGCGAGGCGGGATTTGACGAGCGCAAGTTCGCGTTTGATGGAATCGATGAGCCGCGCGCCGTGCTCCGCCATGTACTTGACGCCGAATTCGACGGACGCCATGATGAGATAGGAGGGGCTGGTCGTGCGGAAGATCTGCAAGCCCTCTTCCGCCGCGGCGGCGAGCCGCTCGTCCCTGACGTTTAAAATCGCGCCCTGCGTGAGCGTGGGCAGCGTTTTGTGCGCGCCGTCCACCCAGATATCCGCAAAGTCGCCCGCATACGCCGCGCCCGATTCTTCCGAACCGTTGTCCGCGTCGAATTTGAGGTATGCGCCGTGCGCGCCGTCCACCATCAAAAGTTTTTTATACTTTTCGCAGATCTTACGGATCTTTTCGTATTCCGCGATATTGCCGTAATAGTCGGGCGAGGTGAGCAGCACGCCGCACACGTCGCTCTCTTTCTGGAACGCTTCCTCCACGTCCAGCGGCGTGGGCGGGAGCAGAACGCCGTCTATCTCGTTTGCTTTTAAGATATACGGCTCGATGCCTAAGAGGGCGCAGGCGTTGTAGACGCTCTTGTGCGAGTTGCGGCCGATGATGACTTTGGATCCGAATTTGCGCGCGGCGAACAGCATGGAAAGCACGGCGCACGAAGAGCCGTCCGTGACGATAAAACTCCTGCGCGCGCCCAATATTTCCGCGATCTCGCGCTCCGCCACGGCGATCACGCCGTCGGGATCTTCCAGACAGTCGGAAAAGGACAACTCCGTGATATCCAGAGCCGCATCCCTGAACAAGGAAAATATTTTGCGGTTTGCCTGATGTCCGGGCATATGAAAACGCGCGGGGCGTATGCCCTTGTACTTTTTCATCGCGCCGAGAATTCGGTATTCCATGCTCTCCCTCCTGCGTCGTTTACGCGGACAGTTTGCCCGATTTGTCGTATGTGGTCAGAATAAAATTCAGATAGGTGATCGGCTCGAACTGCAGATCGTACTGCGACGCCGCCCAATCGAACACGGAAAGACAGATCCCCTCGTTGCTCTTATCTTTGTCGCCGTTGGTGATATATTCCGTGATGTTGGTCAGATTGCTCAGATCGAAAGCGCAGCGAACGGTCTTCCATTCGTCATCGTCCACGTTGTTATCGTTGTTTTTGTCCTGCCAGATCTTGGTTTCCTTGATGGAAAGCACGCCGACTTCGAGCGCCTTTTGCACGTTCAGATAACTGTCCCGCAAGTTTTCGATGCGCGCCGTTTCGTCTTTTATACCCTCTGCTATCTGCGCTTCCGTCTTATAACGCTTGTCCTTTTTCATGCGGGTGCGGAAAGAATTTTCAACTGCGCCCGCATCCAGATTTCCCTCACGGAAATCGCCGTCCGTATAAAACTGCGCAAGATATTTTTCGCACGTTTTCAGATAGTCTTCCTTGACGATCTTCCCATCGTCGTCCACGTAGTCTTCGCCGAGGGGCGCTAGGATCGAATAATACGAAGTGGCGAACTGCTGCAATCTGCTGAACGTTTCCTCGCCCTCTTTTTCAGGCTCGGGTTTCACGTCGGATACCCACAAAATATCGCCCTGTTTGGCGGAAAACCACGCCGCCATCGCCTGCGAAGTCTGCGAGTCGTCCGAAAACGAACCTTGCGTAAATTCGAGTACGTCGTAAGAAAGCGCGTTCTTCTCTTTCAGATAATCGAGGGTGTTGAGTTTTTCGTTATTCTTCAATTCCATATCGTTGAAGTAATAGAAATAAAACGTCTGCCCGATGGTAGCGCGCGTTGCGAGCATGGTGAACAGCAGCGACCAGACGATGATCGCCGCCGCTGCGATCGCGATGATCTTGATCCAATCATACGATAGCATATGCCCGATTCTTTTTTTGCTGATGTGTGCGTCCATGCGTTATTTTTCCTTATTTTGCGCCGAAAGCCGGCGTTTATTCGAGAATTTCTTTGATCTCCACTTTGAAGTCGCCGCCGGGGGCGTGCACCGTGACCACGGCGCCCTTCGCGCTGCCGAGGAGCGCTTTGCCGAAGGGAGAATCGATGCTGATGACGTTGTTCATGGGGTCCGCCTCGGTCGTGCCCATGAGGGTATAGACCGCCTCTTCTTCCATGTCGTAATCGTACACTCTCACTTTGCTTCCGAAATGGATCTTGGAAATATCCGTACTCTCTTCGACGATCTTCGCGTTTTTGATCTTGGCCTCCAGTTCCAGGATCTCCCCTTCGTTCATCGCCTGTTCGTTGCGCGCCGCGTCGTATTCCGCGTTCTCGCTCAGATCTCCGAACCCGCGCGCCACCTTGATGCGCTCGGTGATTTCCTTTCTCTTTTCCGTTTGCAGGTATTTGAGTTTTTCGACCGCCTCGTCATACCCTTTCTGCGTCATGATGAATTCTTCCGACATTTTTCACTTGCTCCCGTGATTCCATATTTGTTGATAAAACAATGATTCCGCCAATCAGAAAGCGGAATCACTCTTACTCTTTTTATATTATACTCTTTCTTTTGAATCTTGTCAAGCGGCTTTGATTTTTTTCGGCTTACCGACAGGGCAAAGCAGGGCGAATTTTGCATTTTTCTCGCGCTTTTCAGCCCTTTTTCACTTGGTCCAGGTACTTTCCGATGCGCGAAGCCGCCTCGCTCAGATTCGCCATGCTCGTGGCATAGGAACAGCGCACGTGAAATCTTCCCGCGTCGCCGAACGCGTTGCCCGGAACGACCGCCACCTTTTCGGCACGCAAAAGCCCGTTCGCAAAGGCCTCGCCGTCCGTTTGCAGCGATTCCACCGACGGAAACACGTAAAACGCGCCGCGCGGCTCGAAACATCTGAGGCCGCAGCCGTTGAAAAAATCCACCATAAATCGGCGGCGCTTGTCGTATTCCGCGCGCATGGTCTCGACCACCGAAAAATTGTCGGTAAAGCCCTCTTCCAACGCCTCGATGGCGGCATATTGCGAATTTGTCGGCGCGCACATGATGACGTACTGGTGTATTTTAAAGAGCGCCTTGTCTATTTCGGGCGGCGCGCACACGAACCCGATGCGCCAGCCCGTCATGGCGAACGCCTTGGAAAAGCCGGAAATGAGCACGGTCCTTTCCCGCATCCCTTCGAACGAGGCGACGGAAACGTGCTTGCCGCCGTAGGTAAGTTCGGCGTAGATCTCGTCGGAAATGACCAGAAGGTCGTGCTTTACGATGACGGGCACGATGGCTTCGAGTTGTTCTTTGGTCATAATGCCGCCCGTGGGATTGTTGGGATAGGGCAGAATGATCGCCTTTGTACGCGGGGTGATCGAACCTTCCAGCATTTCGGGCGTGACGATAAACCCGTTTTCGCGCACGCATTTGACGGGGACGGCGTTCGCGCCCGAAAGATGCACGCAGGGAAAATAGGAAACGTAACTGGGTTCGGGGACCAGAATATCGTCGCCGACCTCGCAGATCGCGCGAAGGACGAGGTCGATACCCTCGCTCGCGCCCACGGTCACGATGACGTTGTCGGCGGGATAGGAAACGGAAAAACGCTCAAAAAGATAGCGGGAAATGAGTTCTCTGAGTTTGGGAATGCCGCGGTTGCCCGTGTACTGGGTATAGCCGCGCTGTACGGAGCGGATGGCAGCGTTGCGGATATGCCAGGGCGTGATAAAGTCCGGCTCGCCCACGCCGAGGGAGATGGCGCCCTTCATTTCCGATACGATGTCGAAAAATTTACGGATGCCGCTCGGCTTTAAATCCTTGACGCGCTGATTGAGAAAGTCTTTCATGGCTGTACGGATAACCTCATGGAGTCGTCCGGTCTGTCCGCGATCGTGCCCTCGATCTTGTATTTTTTGAGGATGAAATGCGTCGCCGTGGATAAGATACCGTCGATGGTGGACAGGCGTTCGGCAACGAAACGCGACACGTCGCGCAGAGATCTTCCCTCGATAAACACCGCCAGATCGTAACCGCCGCTCATCAGATACAAACTCTGCACCTCGTCGAAGCGGTAAATCTCCTCGGCGATGGCGTCGAAACCGTTCACCTTCTGCGGCGTGACGCGCACTTCGATGAGCGCCTGCACGATCTCTTCCGACAGGGCTTCGCCGTTGACGATCGCCGTGTACTTGACGATGACGCCGCTCTCTTCCATATTTTTGATCGCGGCGGAAACCTCCGCTTCGCTCGTGTCGAGCATAACGGCGATCTTGGAGGGGGAATACCTGCAATCCTCTTCGAGGATCTTTAAAATGTCCGCTTCCAGTTTTTTCATTTCCGAACTCCTTGTTTTTCTTGCAAACAGTATAAACTTTTCACCGCCCCGCTGTCAATCAGATTTTACTTTTTCGCGCAATTATGTTAAAATAGAATTATCATCGGATCATACGTTAAGGAGAAAATATGTTTAAACTTTGGGCAAAGATCATGGCAGACGGGAAGATCCGCCGCCAATTCGTCTATGAACCGGACGAAAAACTCGATTATTCGCATTTTTTGTCCTATCTCATGGATATATGCCACGAAATGGATATCCCCACGCCCGTGCTCTTGAAGACGCATATTTTCAATTTCGCGAAATTCAACCACGTCAAATTTCTGCCCCGCGATTTTGTGGAAAGCGTGGATTTCGATTGCCTTCTTTTGGAAAATATCGTCCTGTAATGCAAAATTTCCCAAATGTTGCGCATACTTTCGGGTATGAAGATTTCCGCGATTCTTTCCATTGCCGCGCTCATTCTCTGCGGCCTGAATTTTTGTATCAACGCCCTGTTCGGCGTGGACGTTCTGCTCGTTTTATGCGCGTACAACGCCCTCGTATACCGCACCGTCAACAGTTTTTTCGGCGTGGCGGCGCTCTTTATCGCCTTCTGGACGATCGCTTTCAAGCCTTTTCACAATCTCGGCTGAAAAATCGTTGACAAAAAGGCAGGATTTTTGTTATCATAACGGCGGTAGGTTTTCGGAAAACACTACTTAAAAACAACCGAGGTAATTTCATATGAAAAAATTCACAACAAAAATGTT from Candidatus Borkfalkia ceftriaxoniphila includes the following:
- a CDS encoding PSP1 domain-containing protein; translation: MKVIGIKFKDGGKIYYFAPKNNETYEEGMEVVVETSKSTEFAVVAFPPKDVPDAEVVQPLKPVVRIATNKDREQVKKNAERKPGAMKIAEEKIRKHNLDMKLIDCEFTFDGTKVIFYFAADGRVDFRELVKDLASVFHIRIELRQVGIRDETRILGGIAPCGRECCCAGALPEFKKVSIKMAKVQGLSLNPGKISGLCGRLMCCLSYENEYYSEIYKKMPKLGSEATTPEGKGTVVSENMLKQTVRVKIENKDGSLVYKDFPLDKIVFKGGKKEEPDDKADKDLKNLLD
- a CDS encoding DNA polymerase III subunit produces the protein MSLFYKSKPYRIVAGDAKSGTLSHAYLLVCPDGANLRAFLKELAVLVAGGDERRDRLIREERFADMAVIPAETGGKIAVGDVRAVIDDAYVKPLESDRKLYVLDALQDANAAAQNKLLKILEEPPENVYFILGSTNGYAVLPTVLSRVKKLELVGFSEKDIAAALKEKFPYREDIAEIAAISGGNLGKAEELAGEGSLTELSAKAAQIALNLTASTAVEFARGLVSEKVEGNKFLPLLRLAFRDMLMLRLNRKDLLLFGGERAVLEKAAKRYDERALVFSQEAIGQAERNLKFNANPAMTYETLFIRILEGR
- the tmk gene encoding dTMP kinase, yielding MRGAFITFEGCEGSGKSTQIRLLSQYLQDKNIPHVVTREPGGGEISEEIRKIILNGKFMEMSDECEALLYAAARVQHLKDTVEPALERGEMVICDRYIFSSFAYQGYGRGLSIDFLEKINEYALRNYMPDVTLFLNIPPRRAFARKHGADENDRMEKAGENFHQRVYEGYLQLLKRYPDRFAEIDCMGDKFRTSQNIVRLLTARGYLK
- a CDS encoding aminotransferase class I/II-fold pyridoxal phosphate-dependent enzyme, whose protein sequence is MEYRILGAMKKYKGIRPARFHMPGHQANRKIFSLFRDAALDITELSFSDCLEDPDGVIAVAEREIAEILGARRSFIVTDGSSCAVLSMLFAARKFGSKVIIGRNSHKSVYNACALLGIEPYILKANEIDGVLLPPTPLDVEEAFQKESDVCGVLLTSPDYYGNIAEYEKIRKICEKYKKLLMVDGAHGAYLKFDADNGSEESGAAYAGDFADIWVDGAHKTLPTLTQGAILNVRDERLAAAAEEGLQIFRTTSPSYLIMASVEFGVKYMAEHGARLIDSIKRELALVKSRLAKKGVKFYKGSSTLQFAVDFGGMGISPYLACEELEKRGIFAEMNDGRYVVFYITAATTASRLNRLDRALRRVARNKSLKNTYEAVPEYVCGVKKFSYLTALTFAVQEVPLEKAAGKVCARNAGVTPPCFPLVIAGEVIGKETAECLKRAKNTFGVKNGKISVIKIGGRV
- the greA gene encoding transcription elongation factor GreA translates to MSEEFIMTQKGYDEAVEKLKYLQTEKRKEITERIKVARGFGDLSENAEYDAARNEQAMNEGEILELEAKIKNAKIVEESTDISKIHFGSKVRVYDYDMEEEAVYTLMGTTEADPMNNVISIDSPFGKALLGSAKGAVVTVHAPGGDFKVEIKEILE
- a CDS encoding aminotransferase class I/II-fold pyridoxal phosphate-dependent enzyme — protein: MKDFLNQRVKDLKPSGIRKFFDIVSEMKGAISLGVGEPDFITPWHIRNAAIRSVQRGYTQYTGNRGIPKLRELISRYLFERFSVSYPADNVIVTVGASEGIDLVLRAICEVGDDILVPEPSYVSYFPCVHLSGANAVPVKCVRENGFIVTPEMLEGSITPRTKAIILPYPNNPTGGIMTKEQLEAIVPVIVKHDLLVISDEIYAELTYGGKHVSVASFEGMRERTVLISGFSKAFAMTGWRIGFVCAPPEIDKALFKIHQYVIMCAPTNSQYAAIEALEEGFTDNFSVVETMRAEYDKRRRFMVDFFNGCGLRCFEPRGAFYVFPSVESLQTDGEAFANGLLRAEKVAVVPGNAFGDAGRFHVRCSYATSMANLSEAASRIGKYLDQVKKG
- a CDS encoding Lrp/AsnC family transcriptional regulator gives rise to the protein MKKLEADILKILEEDCRYSPSKIAVMLDTSEAEVSAAIKNMEESGVIVKYTAIVNGEALSEEIVQALIEVRVTPQKVNGFDAIAEEIYRFDEVQSLYLMSGGYDLAVFIEGRSLRDVSRFVAERLSTIDGILSTATHFILKKYKIEGTIADRPDDSMRLSVQP